The proteins below come from a single Ailuropoda melanoleuca isolate Jingjing chromosome 1, ASM200744v2, whole genome shotgun sequence genomic window:
- the MYO1G gene encoding unconventional myosin-Ig isoform X1: protein MGAETTEAWSLLRGPAGTLQSTRHLDCQACLPSGCGNPEARVRAPREGAASGEGSPSLGPEPTSYFTTRLGRWPGGLSLSEHSPLRPSAQKGQSNLAWVPPAGRMDEEGLECGKPDFVLLDQVTMEDFMENLKLRFEKGLIYTYIGEVLVSVNPYQELPLYGPEAIAKYQGRELYERPPHLYAVANAAYRAMKRRSRDTCIVISGESGAGKTEASKHIMQYIAAVTNPSQRAEVDRVKDVLLKSTCVLEAFGNARTNRNHNSSRFGKYMDINFDFKGDPVGGHIHSYLLEKSRVLKQHVGERNFHAFYQVLRGCEDAELQKLHLQRNPALYNFTRQGAGLSALESDEKSHYLAVMEAMRVIGFSAEEVGSVHRILAAILHLGNIEFLETEEAGLEQGHVAVAEELLVDHVAQLTATPRELVLRCLLSRTVASGGRELIEKGHTAAEASYARDACAKAVYQRLFEWVVNRINGVMEPRGRDPRRDGKDTVIGVLDIYGFEVFPVNSFEQFCINYCNEKLQQLFIQLILKQEQEEYEREGIAWQSVDYFNNATIVELVERPHRGVLAVLDEACSAAGTITDRIFLQSLDTHHRHHPHYTSRQLCPTDKTMEFGRDFRIKHYAGDVTYSVEGFIDKNRDHLFQDFKRLMYNSSDPTLRAMWPDGQQDITEVTKRPLTAGTLFKNSMVALVENLACKEPFYVRCIKPNEDKVAARLDEDHCRHQVAYLGLLENVRVRRAGFASRQPYPRFLLRYKMTCEYTWPNHLLGSDRAAVSALLEQHGLQGDVAFGHTKLFIRSPQTLVTLEQSRARLIPIIVLLLQKAWRGTLARRHCRQLRAVYTIMRWFRRHKVRAHLAELQRRFQAARQPPLYGRDLVWPPPPAVLQPFQDTCQALFCRWRARQLVKNIPPSDMAQIKAKVAAMGVLQELRQDWGCRRAWVRDYLSSATDNPTASGLFAERLKALRDKDNFGAVLFSSHVRKVNRFSKSRDRALLLTDRHLYKLDPGRQYRVMRAVPLEAVTGLSVTSGRDQLVVLHARGQDDLVVCLHRSRPPLDNRVGELVGVLAAYCQGKGRALEVRVSDCIPLSQRGARRLVSVEPKPEQPEPDFRCSRGAFTLLWPSR, encoded by the exons ATGGGCGCGGAGACCACAGAGGCTTGGAGCTTACTGAGGGGGCCAGCAGGAACGCTCCAGAGCACCCGGCACCTCGACTGTCAGGCGTGCCTGCCTTCTGGGTGCGGAAACCCGGAAGCCAGGGTCAGAGCCCCTCGGGAGGGAGCAGCAAGTGGGGagggcagcccctccctggggccaGAACCCACTTCCTACTTCACCACACGGCTGGGGAGGTGGCCAGGAGGGCTGAGCCTCTCGGAGCACTCTCCCCTCCGCCCTTCTGCACAGAAAGGCCAGAGCAACCTGGCCTGGGTGCCTCCCGCTGGCAGGATGGACGAGGAAGGCCTGGAGTGCGGCAAACCCGACTTTGTGCTTTTGGACCAAGTGACCATGGAGGACTTCATGGAGAACCTCAAGCTCAG GTTTGAGAAGGGCCTCATCTACACCTACATTGGCGAGGTGCTGGTGTCCGTGAACCCCTACCAGGAGCTGCCCCTGTACGGGCCTGAGGCCATCGCCAAGTACCAGGGCCGCGAGCTCTATGAGCGACCACCACACCTCTACGCTGTGGCCAATGCCGCTTACAGGGCGATGAAGCGCCGCTCCAGGGACACCTGCATTGTCATCTCAG GGgagagtggggcagggaagaCGGAAGCCAGCAAGCACATCATGCAGTACATCGCCGCCGTCACCAACCCCAGCCAGAGGGCCGAGGTGGACAG GGTCAAGGACGTGCTGCTCAAGTCCACGTGCGTGCTGGAGGCCTTCGGGAACGCGCGCACCAACCGCAACCACAACTCCAGCCGCTTCGGCAAGTACATGGACATCAACTTCGACTTTAAAGGGGACCCCGTTGGGGGGCACATCCACAGCTACCTGCTGGAGAAG tCTCGAGTCCTCAAGCAGCACGTGGGCGAACGGAACTTCCACGCCTTCTACCAG GTGCTGCGGGGCTGTGAGGACGCAGAGCTGCAGAAGCTGCACCTGCAGAGGAACCCCGCCTTGTACAACTTCACCCGGCAGGGCGCAGGGCTCAgt GCCTTGGAGAGCGACGAGAAGAGCCACTACCTGGCAGTGATGGAAGCCATGCGGGTGATCGGCTTCAGTGCTGAGGAGGTGGGCTCCGTGCACCGGATCCTGGCGGCCATACTGCACCTG GGAAACATTGAGTTTCTGGAGACagaggaggctgggctggagcAGGGCCACGTGGCCGTGGCTGAAGAGCTGCTGGTGGACCACGTGGCCCAGCTGACAGCCACACCACGGGAGTTGGTGCTGCGCTGCCTGCTGTCTCGCACCGTGGCGTCAGGAGGCAGGGAGCTCATTGAGAAGGGCCACACTGCGGCTGAGGCCAGCTATGCCCGGGACGCCTGTGCCAAG GCAGTATACCAGCGGCTGTTTGAGTGGGTGGTGAACCGGATCAACGGTGTCATGGAACCCCGGGGCCGGGACCCCCGGCGAGACGGCAAGGACACGGTCATTGGTGTGCTGGACATCTATGGCTTCGAGGTGTTCCCTGTCAACAG CTTCGAGCAGTTCTGTATCAACTATTGCAACGAGAAGCTGCAGCAGCTCTTCATCCAGCTCATCCtgaagcaggagcaggaggagtaCGAGCGGGAGGGCATCGCCTGGCAGAGC gtGGACTACTTCAACAATGCCACCATCGTGGAGCTGGTGGAGCGGCCCCACCGGGGCGTGCTGGCCGTGTTGGACGAGGCCTGCAGTGCCGCGGGCACCATCACCGACCGCATCTTCCTGCAGAGCCTGGACACGCACCACCGCCACCACCCCCACTACACCAGCCGCCAG ctctgccccacagACAAGACCATGGAGTTTGGCCGAGACTTCCGGATCAAGCACTATGCAGGGGACGTCAC GTACTCAGTGGAGGGCTTCATCGACAAGAACAGAGACCACCTCTTCCAAGACTTCAAGCGGCTGATGTACAACAG CTCGGACCCCACCCTGCGGGCTATGTGGCCGGATGGGCAGCAGGACATCACAGAGGTGACCAAGCGCCCCCTGACGGCTGGCACACTCTTTAAGAACTCCATGGTGGCTCTGGTGGAAAACCTGGCCTGCAAG GAGCCCTTCTATGTCCGCTGCATCAAACCCAATGAGGACAAGGTGGCTGCCAGGCTGGACGAGGACCACTGTCGCCACCAGGTCGCGTACCTGGGGCTGCTGGAGAATGTGCGGGTCCGGAGGGCCGGCTTCGCTTCCCGCCAGCCTTACCCCAGATTCCTGCTCAG GTACAAGATGACCTGTGAGTACACGTGGCCCAATCACTTGCTGGGCTCCGACAGGGCAGCCGTGAGTGCCCTCCTAGAGCAGCATGGGCTCCAAGGAGACGTGGCCTTTGGCCACACCAAGCTCTTCATCCGCTCACCCCAGACTTTGGTCACCCTGGAGCAGAGCCGCGCACGCCTTATCCCCATCATCGTGCTGCTGCTGCAAAAG GCCTGGCGGGGCACGCTGGCCAGGCGGCACTGCCGACAACTGCGGGCCGTCTACACTATCATGCGCTGGTTCCGGAGGCACAAGGTGCGTGCTCACCTGGCAGAGCTGCAGCGGCGGTTCCAGGCTGCGAGGCAGCCCCCCCTCTACGGCCGAGACCTCGTCTGGCCGCCACCCCCGGCGGTGCTGCAGCCGTTCCAGGACACCTGCCAAGCGCTGTTCTGCAG GTGGCGGGCCCGGCAGCTGGTGAAGAACATCCCACCTTCAGACATGGCCCAGATCAAGGCTAAAGTGGCGGCCATGGGGGTCCTGCAGGAGCTACGGCAGGACTGGGGCTGCCGGCGGGCCTGGGTCAGGGACTACCTGTCCTCT GCCACAGACAACCCCACAGCCTCGGGCCTGTTTGCCGAACGACTGAAGGCACTCCGTGACAAGGATAACTTTGGGGCGGTGCTGTTCTCCAGCCACGTCCGGAAG GTGAACCGCTTCAGCAAGAGCCGGGACCGGGCGCTCCTGCTCACTGACCGGCACCTCTACAAACTGGACCCCGGCCGGCAGTACCGGGTGATGCGGGCCGTGCCCCTGGAAGCG GTGACCGGGCTGAGCGTGACCAGCGGGCGGGACCAGCTGGTGGTGCTGCACGCGCGGGGCCAGGACGACCTGGTGGTGTGTCTGCACCGCTCCCGGCCGCCGCTAGACAACCGCGTGGGGGAGCTGGTGGGCGTGCTGGCCGCGTACTGCCAAGG GAAGGGAAGAGCCCTGGAGGTCCGCGTCTCGGACTGCATCCCCCTGAGCCAGCGCGGGGCCCGGCGCCTCGTCTCCGTGGAGCCCAAGCCCGAGCAGCCAGAGCCGGACTTCCGCTGCAGCCGCGGTGCCTTCACGCTCCTCTGGCCGAGCCGCTGA
- the MYO1G gene encoding unconventional myosin-Ig isoform X2 produces MGAETTEAWSLLRGPAGTLQSTRHLDCQACLPSGCGNPEARVRAPREGAASGEGSPSLGPEPTSYFTTRLGRWPGGLSLSEHSPLRPSAQKGQSNLAWVPPAGRMDEEGLECGKPDFVLLDQVTMEDFMENLKLRFEKGLIYTYIGEVLVSVNPYQELPLYGPEAIAKYQGRELYERPPHLYAVANAAYRAMKRRSRDTCIVISGESGAGKTEASKHIMQYIAAVTNPSQRAEVDRVKDVLLKSTCVLEAFGNARTNRNHNSSRFGKYMDINFDFKGDPVGGHIHSYLLEKSRVLKQHVGERNFHAFYQVLRGCEDAELQKLHLQRNPALYNFTRQGAGLSALESDEKSHYLAVMEAMRVIGFSAEEVGSVHRILAAILHLGNIEFLETEEAGLEQGHVAVAEELLVDHVAQLTATPRELVLRCLLSRTVASGGRELIEKGHTAAEASYARDACAKAVYQRLFEWVVNRINGVMEPRGRDPRRDGKDTVIGVLDIYGFEVFPVNSFEQFCINYCNEKLQQLFIQLILKQEQEEYEREGIAWQSVDYFNNATIVELVERPHRGVLAVLDEACSAAGTITDRIFLQSLDTHHRHHPHYTSRQLCPTDKTMEFGRDFRIKHYAGDVTYSVEGFIDKNRDHLFQDFKRLMYNSSDPTLRAMWPDGQQDITEVTKRPLTAGTLFKNSMVALVENLACKEPFYVRCIKPNEDKVAARLDEDHCRHQVAYLGLLENVRVRRAGFASRQPYPRFLLRYKMTCEYTWPNHLLGSDRAAVSALLEQHGLQGDVAFGHTKLFIRSPQTLVTLEQSRARLIPIIVLLLQKATDNPTASGLFAERLKALRDKDNFGAVLFSSHVRKVNRFSKSRDRALLLTDRHLYKLDPGRQYRVMRAVPLEAVTGLSVTSGRDQLVVLHARGQDDLVVCLHRSRPPLDNRVGELVGVLAAYCQGKGRALEVRVSDCIPLSQRGARRLVSVEPKPEQPEPDFRCSRGAFTLLWPSR; encoded by the exons ATGGGCGCGGAGACCACAGAGGCTTGGAGCTTACTGAGGGGGCCAGCAGGAACGCTCCAGAGCACCCGGCACCTCGACTGTCAGGCGTGCCTGCCTTCTGGGTGCGGAAACCCGGAAGCCAGGGTCAGAGCCCCTCGGGAGGGAGCAGCAAGTGGGGagggcagcccctccctggggccaGAACCCACTTCCTACTTCACCACACGGCTGGGGAGGTGGCCAGGAGGGCTGAGCCTCTCGGAGCACTCTCCCCTCCGCCCTTCTGCACAGAAAGGCCAGAGCAACCTGGCCTGGGTGCCTCCCGCTGGCAGGATGGACGAGGAAGGCCTGGAGTGCGGCAAACCCGACTTTGTGCTTTTGGACCAAGTGACCATGGAGGACTTCATGGAGAACCTCAAGCTCAG GTTTGAGAAGGGCCTCATCTACACCTACATTGGCGAGGTGCTGGTGTCCGTGAACCCCTACCAGGAGCTGCCCCTGTACGGGCCTGAGGCCATCGCCAAGTACCAGGGCCGCGAGCTCTATGAGCGACCACCACACCTCTACGCTGTGGCCAATGCCGCTTACAGGGCGATGAAGCGCCGCTCCAGGGACACCTGCATTGTCATCTCAG GGgagagtggggcagggaagaCGGAAGCCAGCAAGCACATCATGCAGTACATCGCCGCCGTCACCAACCCCAGCCAGAGGGCCGAGGTGGACAG GGTCAAGGACGTGCTGCTCAAGTCCACGTGCGTGCTGGAGGCCTTCGGGAACGCGCGCACCAACCGCAACCACAACTCCAGCCGCTTCGGCAAGTACATGGACATCAACTTCGACTTTAAAGGGGACCCCGTTGGGGGGCACATCCACAGCTACCTGCTGGAGAAG tCTCGAGTCCTCAAGCAGCACGTGGGCGAACGGAACTTCCACGCCTTCTACCAG GTGCTGCGGGGCTGTGAGGACGCAGAGCTGCAGAAGCTGCACCTGCAGAGGAACCCCGCCTTGTACAACTTCACCCGGCAGGGCGCAGGGCTCAgt GCCTTGGAGAGCGACGAGAAGAGCCACTACCTGGCAGTGATGGAAGCCATGCGGGTGATCGGCTTCAGTGCTGAGGAGGTGGGCTCCGTGCACCGGATCCTGGCGGCCATACTGCACCTG GGAAACATTGAGTTTCTGGAGACagaggaggctgggctggagcAGGGCCACGTGGCCGTGGCTGAAGAGCTGCTGGTGGACCACGTGGCCCAGCTGACAGCCACACCACGGGAGTTGGTGCTGCGCTGCCTGCTGTCTCGCACCGTGGCGTCAGGAGGCAGGGAGCTCATTGAGAAGGGCCACACTGCGGCTGAGGCCAGCTATGCCCGGGACGCCTGTGCCAAG GCAGTATACCAGCGGCTGTTTGAGTGGGTGGTGAACCGGATCAACGGTGTCATGGAACCCCGGGGCCGGGACCCCCGGCGAGACGGCAAGGACACGGTCATTGGTGTGCTGGACATCTATGGCTTCGAGGTGTTCCCTGTCAACAG CTTCGAGCAGTTCTGTATCAACTATTGCAACGAGAAGCTGCAGCAGCTCTTCATCCAGCTCATCCtgaagcaggagcaggaggagtaCGAGCGGGAGGGCATCGCCTGGCAGAGC gtGGACTACTTCAACAATGCCACCATCGTGGAGCTGGTGGAGCGGCCCCACCGGGGCGTGCTGGCCGTGTTGGACGAGGCCTGCAGTGCCGCGGGCACCATCACCGACCGCATCTTCCTGCAGAGCCTGGACACGCACCACCGCCACCACCCCCACTACACCAGCCGCCAG ctctgccccacagACAAGACCATGGAGTTTGGCCGAGACTTCCGGATCAAGCACTATGCAGGGGACGTCAC GTACTCAGTGGAGGGCTTCATCGACAAGAACAGAGACCACCTCTTCCAAGACTTCAAGCGGCTGATGTACAACAG CTCGGACCCCACCCTGCGGGCTATGTGGCCGGATGGGCAGCAGGACATCACAGAGGTGACCAAGCGCCCCCTGACGGCTGGCACACTCTTTAAGAACTCCATGGTGGCTCTGGTGGAAAACCTGGCCTGCAAG GAGCCCTTCTATGTCCGCTGCATCAAACCCAATGAGGACAAGGTGGCTGCCAGGCTGGACGAGGACCACTGTCGCCACCAGGTCGCGTACCTGGGGCTGCTGGAGAATGTGCGGGTCCGGAGGGCCGGCTTCGCTTCCCGCCAGCCTTACCCCAGATTCCTGCTCAG GTACAAGATGACCTGTGAGTACACGTGGCCCAATCACTTGCTGGGCTCCGACAGGGCAGCCGTGAGTGCCCTCCTAGAGCAGCATGGGCTCCAAGGAGACGTGGCCTTTGGCCACACCAAGCTCTTCATCCGCTCACCCCAGACTTTGGTCACCCTGGAGCAGAGCCGCGCACGCCTTATCCCCATCATCGTGCTGCTGCTGCAAAAG GCCACAGACAACCCCACAGCCTCGGGCCTGTTTGCCGAACGACTGAAGGCACTCCGTGACAAGGATAACTTTGGGGCGGTGCTGTTCTCCAGCCACGTCCGGAAG GTGAACCGCTTCAGCAAGAGCCGGGACCGGGCGCTCCTGCTCACTGACCGGCACCTCTACAAACTGGACCCCGGCCGGCAGTACCGGGTGATGCGGGCCGTGCCCCTGGAAGCG GTGACCGGGCTGAGCGTGACCAGCGGGCGGGACCAGCTGGTGGTGCTGCACGCGCGGGGCCAGGACGACCTGGTGGTGTGTCTGCACCGCTCCCGGCCGCCGCTAGACAACCGCGTGGGGGAGCTGGTGGGCGTGCTGGCCGCGTACTGCCAAGG GAAGGGAAGAGCCCTGGAGGTCCGCGTCTCGGACTGCATCCCCCTGAGCCAGCGCGGGGCCCGGCGCCTCGTCTCCGTGGAGCCCAAGCCCGAGCAGCCAGAGCCGGACTTCCGCTGCAGCCGCGGTGCCTTCACGCTCCTCTGGCCGAGCCGCTGA